The Balaenoptera musculus isolate JJ_BM4_2016_0621 chromosome 6, mBalMus1.pri.v3, whole genome shotgun sequence nucleotide sequence GGAGAAAGCTGAATCGAAGGGCATGTGGTGCTGCCATGGGACGGATCTCAGAGGAGTGACCTCAGGGCCAACACTCATTCCTGCCAGGAGGCACAGCAAAGAGCGTTTAGAGCTGCTCCTCGCAATGGCTGATGATTCGCCCTCACCCACTGCTAATACCCTCCTGAGGTGAAGTGAGATAGCTACTCAGGAAATAGTTTGTGGGTTTGAATCTACGGCGGGAGGATCCAGGTAAGTTCACTGGATTGGCACTGAGGTAACACCACTACCGGGCACATTTCTGAGATGGATGCTCTCCCTAGAGGTGCTTCTTTTACCAACGATTTGGCCTCACCTCATTTTTCTGCCTAAGAAGCATCTTCAAGACCTTCTctgtgaaaaagaagagataaaagccCCCAAACACCACTGCAGACTTGGAGACATAATAATCTTCCAGAGGGTTGAAACCAAAAGCCTGTGGaccgaagaaaacaaaatgagtttaagaatatagaaaatcTTCACTGGTCCCCTCTCATCTCTTTCGCCACTTGACTCTAGGAAAGGAAGAGGCCGGGACAACTCTGCCATGTACTCAATCCCTTTCCAGCAAAAATCTAGCCCTTGATGTTTCCCTAATGTCACATCACCAGACCTGCTGGGTTCTCTCTAGCTTATTTTCTGATGCAAAAGACAGATCGTTTTTAGAATTTTACTCTCAGGAAGAACAGCCTTGGATGTGGCTTTCTACTTTTAATGAggagtctgtcttcatttctcctgGTGCTTTGCTACAAGGGCAGACTCTGCCAGCAGATTCCACCTTTAAGGAGGAGACACTCGTGTTTGTTTTCATCGTTATGTAGCGTTCCTGGCTGATCTGCCTGTAAACACGCAGGGAGATGGTACAGTTATACTTTCTAAAATGGGAAATCCTTTCTCCAGTTAAATAGTAAGAATTGCGGCATCTTCCTGACCGCAGACCTCCCAGTGACCACAAAACCAAGAAAGCAGACTGGGTGACTGCACGTGTCAATTTTGGGGGTTTTGTCTTGGTTTCTGGAAACTTCACTTATTATggccaaaaggaagaaagaaaaaaagactccatTGGGAAGCAGACAGGAGTAGAAATCAGGAGAATTGCATTCTTGGTGATGCTCCTGACTTGTGAAGGGGGCCCTTGGGAAAGTGTCTGCTGACCTGCTCCTAAGTTTTCTGATAGGAAATGGGCCTCTCGAATAAACGCCAGCCTTCTCATGAATGGGTCCCAGATAAAAGACCATCAGTACCAGGAACTCCGGGCTGCTTAAAAgctaagtgtttttcttttctattttaaagggACGAAATGCAATCTCTTCGTGTAGTTTTCTAAGAGACATTAAAGGTCAAGTTCTAGAAGAGAAATTTCTCATTCCGGCCAACTTTCCAGGAGAGTCAAATCATTTTAAGGAAAAGTGGAGTGAAAAGAGGCAACTAACAGTTCTCCACAAAAAGCACTAAGATATGAGCTCTTGTGCAGGTCAGATTCTGTATCTGTTAAATGGGTACAACATTCCTTGTTTCCTACACATCACAGAGGTGATCTCAGGATCAACTCAGAAAACACAAAACCGCATCTTGGAAAACAAAGTGCTATAAGGAGCCCAGGGCGTCATCTTTCTGCTTCACCTCCGGCTCATCCAGGCCTGTCAGACCACCCACAGTGAAGTGCCTCAGGATTCTTGCCATCAGCAGGTCTATGCAGAGACCACACGGGATCAGAAACTCCTCCAAGGCCCTTGGTAAGTCTTACAGACACTGGGCTCCTCCTCTCTCATGAAGGGTTTCCTGGTTAGCCCAGGTGAAGGGGCAAAGGTGCCATCAACATGTGTGAGGCCAGACTGGTGGGTTCTCTCtagcttattttctttcttttcttcttcttttttttttgccaacagCAAAACTTTACTGCACACCTATTACATAAAGGCCCTTCCATGGATTAGGAGCtcattatttaatcctcatacctCTCTAGCTTATTTTCTGATGCAAAAGACAGATTGTCTTTAGAATTTAATGCCCTACGGAGGAGAAGTGAGCTTTTCATTGAGACCTATGGATTCTGTTTTTGGTGCCAAAAGCTCCAAATTGGGAGCCATAACGTGACCTAACTACACTACCTCTCTCCACCCAACAGACAGTGAGCACCAGGTGTTTAAGAAACATTAACTCACGTAACCCTCACGGCATCACCCTGAGGTCCGCCCTTATTACTCTTCCCGTTTTACGTATGAGGAaacggaagcacagagaggtcaggtgacttgcccaagggcacagaaCTTGTGGccggtggagctgggatttgaaccagctCTCAAACCTTCTCTAAGCTGCCTCTCCTCGCTCGTGCCTACGTCCTAGCTTCACTTTCCAAAAGGAGAGGACCTCCTCTCTAGGCCTTCTGTGGAGACGGAGGGCCCTCCCACTGTGTCCCGCCATCCCCCAGGAGGTGGCGTGCTCCTGTGCAAGGGCGCTGGCTTGCCATACCTCGGGGATGAGCTGGAAGAGGGCGTTGGAGTAGAGGGTTCCAATCGCCAGAGCTATGAAGTAGAGCAGCAGCCTCTTGTAAAAAGTCTTCTTCATGAAGGGCACCACGCTGGCCCCCATCAGGGAGCAGAGGGAGATGACGGTCACACAGAGGAGACCGTACCCCCAGACTGCCGGGGAGGGGGAGCCAGCCCCACCCAGGACAGGGACAAGGGCGAACGCCCCACGGCACAGCCGCCGCCATTCAgggagagaggtggagagggCGGGAGGTAGAGTGGGAGGGGGTTTTGGTGGATattaacaaaggaggcaaaacaagaaaaatcagagagacaagcagggagggagagagaaacagaacatTTGTTAGTGATTCAAGTCCGATGAAATTTCCTTCAATCAGCTCAGGAGAAACGGGGAGGAATCCGAGGTGGCCTTGGAACCCCGCGTCTCTCGCCCCTGCTGCCTGGTGGCTGAGTCCCACCTGCTGGCTGCTGTGCCTGGCAGGGCAGGTCCTGCCTTGGCCCGTAGCCGAGGCGTGCTCAGGCCTAGCCAGGGGCTGCCCAGCAGACTTTGGACTCGAGAGCTCTATGGAACAGGAAACCAGAGCAAGGGGAAGAGACCGATCGATCGTTGGGCTGCCGTGTTGGCACGTCTGACCCTCGCTATGCAGGCACAAGGGACACTCCCCGCACCCGGTCTGCTCTGTGCAGGACTCAACAAAGTCGGACGTGCAGGGCAGAAGGGACGGACAAGTAAGGCCCGATGGCCACAAAATCCATTCTCTTAACATCTCAggttttgttgcctttttttttttttttcctatgaccttgttttgtttttgttttcggcTATGCCCCGAaacttgcaggatctcagttccccgaccagggaatgaacctgggccatggcacaGGAaacccggaatcctaaccactaggccaccagggaactccctcaggttttgctttatttgtttgtttccatttgcttTGAGAGGGCTGCAGTGTAGAGAAGAGAGTTCCAAGATCACCCCGTcgaaaaatatttcctctaccaTTTCCCAGCGTCACACACTCCGGGCAGGACAAAAGTGAGCCAGGATGAGGCCTCCCCTGTGAGCCCAGGGGCGGAGTATGTACCATTATTGTATTCCCATTCAACAGGCAACACGGCACTTCATTtccaatcttgaaaaaaaattaataaatttaatttctggagctgaaaaaaaaagtagcccaAGATGAGGCCTGCCCTGAGAAGTGCTTGCTAGATTCATGTGGAATTCTGATATAGCATCAAGATGGTTCACCTTAAACCAGATTTCTCCCCTCATCATGAAGAGGGAACAGGCAAGGCAAGGCTGGGCATCCCATAGAGTCTTTTGATTGGGAAAGGGCAGGCAGCTGCTTATGGAAGGCGGCCATCAACATTCCCAAAGAAGGTCCACACATCACCCATCGCCCCACTGCACGTCCTTGCCTGAGCTGACAGGTGGGCAGACTGTCAccttgggtcttattttttttagctCCTCAGTGGTtacaattaaagaacaaaatcaacaaacatttcaGAACAGTCAAGTAAGGGTACCAGGAAGTCAGTCCTATCAGGAAAAAGTCAAGATGCAAGGTGTGAAGGACGGTGGGTCTCTCTCCTTAATTTGGTAATTTTGATTTCGCTTTTTTCATTAAATAGTCTTGATGCTATGTTTGGCCCTCTATACTGTGGATTAGggcctgcttaaaaaaaaaggatcacgTACTTTTTAGGTCAATACAACTTTTCAGTCGGTAACCTCTTTCCTTCCACCTCATTCCAGGTGGATCATCTCTTGGTGGCCACACCTGAGTATGGCCAGGTCCTCTACTTAGAACAGAGTGGGGGTCCGGAGGACCAAGGGCAGGGAGAGCCACCACCGGCTGCTTTCCTTTCCAGCCCTGCCGACAGGGCTTAGGAAAGGCACTGACTGGGGAAGGAGGCTGACAGGTCCCCAGCATGGGGGACAAGCGCTGAGAGCCTTGCATCTGACATCCCCTGAAGAGGCCAGAGGCAAACCTGGGTGCCCCAGGAGTGAGAGGAGGCCCTTGAGATCCAGAGGCAGAAGTCATTTGCATCCCTTGACATGAGGAAGAAGTTAATGTTTCAGGTGGCGGCTGTCAGGTGCCTTGGAGcacaggggcggggcggggacgCCCCAGGGAGAGAGGACGCGCACGCTTCTTTGCTACTGCACCTCTGGGATGAGCTGGAAGAGCGCGTTAGAGAGCAGCGTTCCAATGGACAGGGCGATGAAGTAAGTGAGCACACGGCTGAAAAACGCTTTCTCCGTGCACGGCAGGACGAGCACTCCCAGGAGAGAGGCCAGGTTAATCAGTGAGACACTGAGGAAGCCAAAGCCCCACACTGTGGAGGAACAAGAACAGACGAGGGCCTCCATTACTGAGGGTGGAGGTACTCTTGCTGCCGGGGGGCGGCCCGTTCTGAACTCAGCGGCAATCGGGGCAGACAGAGATCCGCCAACCCATCAGTAAATGCTTGCTGAGTCCACCTCTTGCTGGGTGCTGTGGAGAAGCCTAAAAATATACACCAAAGCTGCTATCCAAAAGCAGCTTACCTTTCAGACGGAGGGGCAGATGAAAACATGAAAGGCTATAGACCATAGGAGTTAAATAACGACAGCAGGAAACGACGTGGGGTGTGACACAGGTGGCACATGCTAGGTACCAAGTGCCAGGCCGCTCACACCAGCATGACAGGAAGGCAGAAGGTCGATCCAGGCCCAAGGGAACCGTGTGCACACACAGGCCACGGTGAACCACTGCGGCTGGAGCAGGGGTaccgggcaggggagggggaggaggatgaAGTGGGCCGAGGGCAGACTGTGAAAGGCCTTAAATGCTAAActcaaaaatcaaggtgttggccccCTGGTAgtttaataaaaaccaaaacgGAAAAGTGACCAAAAAGAGCACCTCGAGGCTGGTCCAAAAGCCCCACGACGGCACGCTCACCAGCCACGCTGCCCGGCCTGGCAATGTGCTGGACCGGTCTTGGGAGCACACGAGATACCGGTACAGTCATTACTCCAACTCGCCCCTCCCGACGATGATAAGAGGATGATAAGCGGCCAAACATTCAGCGGGCAGCTCTATCTGATCAGCCCGGCGGTCCTCGTGCGGACAAGCACGGACCAGGCCCTGCCTTCCCGTGCCGGCTCACCTTCAACTGAGCTGGGCCTCCCCTCTTCCGTCTGCTCGTCCTCCTCGTTCTCCTGGTTCTCGGAGGAGCAGGCCCGGGAATCCAGCTGCTGGAGGATGGTGGGGCAGAACTCCTGGAACTCACGCCCCCCAATCCGCAACTGGTCGCTGAGGTTGTGGGCAGCAAAGAGGTCTCCAGAACTGAAGCACTGAAACCAAGTGGGAGGGGCAGAAAGCCTCTTAGGACCCAAAGTCACACCTTGCCCCTGATGAGCCTTCCCAGACGGAAAACAGAAGATGCAACTGTTCAAATTTCACGGAACCTGCAGACTAATTTCCAAGGATGAGAGCAAAGTGGTCCCTAAACTTGAAAGACTGATAAGTAATCTTAGAGATCAGCCACCCATACATACCTTCCACTCACCCATCTGTAAATGGCTACCCAGAAGTTCTGGGAACAACTGAATTCCAATCATTATGACCGGGGTGTGGCTTCTGGAAAACATGCCTCTATGTGCATACCTGAAGATACAGCTTCTCCCAGATACCAAATCTGGCCACATTACAACAGCCCAGGGAGCTATTACAGTAAAATGCAGATTTCACATACTTCTCCAGAGCTACTGAGCACAGGTGTCTAAGGGGAACAGTAGTCTCCTGGACCATATACAGTAATGTCCCCAGCCTGCAGGATGTGTTGGCAGAGACTGGGGAAGGAAGCGGGGGAAATCTGAAGACTCAGGGTCTGCCATGGAGCAAGTGTGGGCTACCCAGTGGGCATGAGCTCTCAGTTCCCTTGGGAGGCATCAGGATAAGTGGTTCTCACACACCGTTCCCGTGAAACACTGCCATTTTACTTCTAATTAGACAGTTACACGTCGGTCTTTCGCTGAGTTTGGTTTTACGTGGCTCTGTCTCTGAGGGAGCCAGCCCTCTGGGAGTGCCGACGAGCGAGGGTTTCTGGGCCTACAAAGCTGGGGGCTgggacatccctggcggtccagtggttaagacttcgccttccaatgcagggggtgcgggttcaatccctggtcagggaggctgcgatcccacatgcctcgcggccagcaaaccaaaaaacataaaactgaagcaatattgtaagaaattcaataaagactttaaaaatggtccacatcaaaaaaatcttaaaaaaaaaaaaatgctgggggCTGGACTCGGTGACCCCAAGATCCTGCTGCTGAGCCGGAAGGCCTCTGGGGTCAGGCTGCACGAGCACCCCCCAAGGCAGCCGCCCCTCCGACTCAGATGTGCACCACGCCCCCCTGGTTCTGCATACACGCCACATGGCGCCCCCAGCCTGGCCACTCGGTCTCTCCAAACTCTGCTCTCCTTCAAGGCGAAGCTCCAGGACACCCCACACAGAAGCTTCCTTGACCATCTAGTGCACACTCACCCGCTTCTCTCATTTCTGAATCCTATAATGACTATCCAAGCCACAGCATCTAGCGCTTCATTTGAATATCAGTTAACTCTGTTCTTGGTTGGCTGAGCTCCACATCTCAACAGTAAACTCCCTAAACAtgactcatttttctctctttctcacaacACTCAGCACAGGGAACAAAGTAGACAGATAAAGACATTGCTGGCTGACTTATATTTGGCTGCCACATACAGCCTCAGACTCTGATTAGCCAAGATGATATGGAAGACAGAACAGAGAACCAGGAGCCAAAAGACCTGAGTCTTAATCCTGGTCCCTCCAGAACTCACTGTGGGTCCCTTAGTATCTCAGTATATACAGGATATAATGAAGATCTGCCACCTGCACATAGAGGTACTTTGAGGCTCACCTAGGATAACGGGCAAAGGGTTTTGCAGAAACTCTCTTAGAAATATTAGCTGACCCGGGAGCTCCAGCTTACCAGCAGTTCCAGGAGATCCCAGTGCAGCTCTGAGGAAGGGTCTGGAGGGCTGAGAGCCCCTACTTCACGGCTGCCCTTTGCTAAGGGCTTCAAAACACCCATGTAGGAGGTCGGGAGGTGCTGCTGGAGACTCAGACTAGCTGATCCCGACCGCAGGGGAAGAAGCGGCCCCTCTGCTCTGTCATCAAGGCTCGCCTGCCCCCAACTAGATTGGGAATCTTGAAAGGACAGAGACGGTGCTGGGCAGAGCCAGGAGCCTTACCGTCGAGAGGTTCCTCGGTCCCTGCACGGACTGGGAGACGTTGTCCCGGCCCACTCCCACATCCAGGTGGTTGAGCAGGGCCTTCAGCTGCTGCAGGGTGAGGCTGTCGCCCTCCCCGTAGCGATGCATGAGGTTCTGCAAGAAAGAGGCTGCGCTGATGGCGGGTGTCCCCACGGACACAGCGTGAGCCTCAGGGGCAGTTGTCCACACGCCGAGCAGAGCCAGCAGGAGgcagctggggagggctgggtgcAGCAGCTTCATGGTGACAGGTGAGGCTGCAAGAGGAGAAGGCCAGGTGAGGGCAAGGCTTAGGACACCCATCCTCTCCTTCCACACCTGACCCGTCAGCTGCGCTCCAAACCCGAGGGTCTCTCTTCAGACTCTGAATCCAGTTGGTATCAAAACTGACCCTTCACTCCTTCTCTAATTCCTCTGCCTAGCTCTTGAGAAAAATCCTTCTTtcgaaacagaaaataaaataagaacaaattcaATAGGTTTgaccaaatttgaaaagaaaacagtatagaaAAACTATGGGTGTTTATTAAAGTCTTTATCTTTTTAGAGATACTGAAATCATCATGGATTAAATATCTTacttgggatttgcttcaaaataaccaAGGAGTGGATATTTGCATTAGAGTATAGATGAGACAAGACTGGGcatgagttgataattgttgGAACTGAGTGATGGGTAGGTGGGAATCCATgatactattctctctacttttgtatatgtttgaaattctccaaaggaaaatctaaaaaaaaaaaaacctgaacacTACCACTTAAAGAGGGGGGATAAAaaacagactgggaaaaatataCACCATCAAACACGCCAAAGGATTATTTCTATACTACCTAAATTAGGGAACCAACATGAAAAATACTCAGTCTCCCCGGCTTGTTAagaatacaaatttaaaagatgGAGGGTGCTACTTTGCTACttattaaaatagcaaaacacatttttaaaaaaagatataaaaccaAATGTTAGTGAGGTTAAACAAAAGAATAACATACTTCTGGGGGCTGTATATATAATATGACTCTGGACAAGTTATATgacaataaatgtatttaaatcctttaataattctacttctagaattTACACTAAGAGAagcaatccaaaaataaaaaggctATTGGCAGAAAGATGTGTTGTGGTCAAGTGGATTATATCAATTTCACGCAATAGTATGCAGCTATAAAAAGGAGAATCGTGAGTTTAATGTTAAATAAAGAAGCAGAACAATTATGTAATCAGAGTTAAGAACtgagaaggaacaaagaaaaaaatgaaagcttccAGTAGCAGGAtggatgatttttcttttgttaatcatTTCCCTTAGTATAGTTATAATTTAATTTGTGAATAAACAAATACCAGGAGGGGAAAATGAGCCTCCTATTTAAtccaggcccaggagcccaggcacTGCAGTTATTCCCATGCCTCCCCGGGGCACCCGGGGCTCTGGCATGATGCCTCACGTGGGTCACTCCATCTTCCGGACCGTGCCTGGGACAGAGGAACCAGagcaaagtggttaagagcagGCTTACTTGCATCCTGACTCTGCcgtttaccagctgtgtgatcttgggcgaGTTATTTAACCAGAGTCAACATTCTACAATCACCCAGAGTGGTGATAGAGCGTACCATGGCCTTTACGGTCAGGAAGACCTGGCTTGAATTTCCACACTGCTGCTTCCCAGaagtgaccttggccaagttacgtAGCCTCTCTCTCCGcacctccgttttctcatctataaaatttgtACCCACCTCATTGGACTCTTGTGAAGATTTAACGACATGAGCTTTGGCAATGGCCTAGACTCAAGAAAGCACTCGATAAAACATGGCTATGATTATTATAAGACTTATAATTGGCAGGGTTCCTCCACTTTGACTCCCTCTCAGATATTAAGCTGCCAATGGAAGCACAGTGGCCGACTTTACTCCACGCCTACATCGCACAGGTCCCCGACCACAAACATGCCCGGGACATTCCAGGCTTTAGGTTCCACACATGGGGCACGCACAGAATCTGGAGACGTTTATACCATCACTCTTCAGTGAATATACTGTGAGTCACACAAATGAATGGATTAGGCATCAGCCAAAACGATAGTCTGTACAAGTGCTACTTGGAGACTAAAAACTCTCAAATCTCCACCAAGACGCAAAAGTTAACCTATAGTGAGTAGGGTGGATCTTATCCAAAACAGCTAAACTCCACTGTACAAAGAAAGCTGTTCTCCGCCCGACCACACTGTGACTGGTCTAAGGCGTGTGCTGTACTGTTAAAACAAAGGGGAGGAGGGCTGCATGGGTTTAGGAAAGGGGGGGCAAAGAGATGGGGACAGCAGCTAGCAGTCCCAGTGTGACCTTACTTGAAGCACCTGACACTCGCTGATTCCTTTAAGAGAAGGCAGGACATTTATCCCCAcataacagaagaggaaactggggttTGGGGATTAGGGAACGTGGTCCATGACCAGCAAGTAGACCAGAAATTGAATTTTTCATGAACTGAAGGCAGGTCTGAACGACACTAAAGTCAGGGCACTCTTAGCCACTGTCCCCTCTGTGtggagacacacacatacatgcccCAGGTCCCATGCAGAAGCCACCAAAGCCCGCGTGTCTCTGGGCAGATCCACCCCAGTTTCTACCAGTCCCAGCAGGCACCCCAAATCTAGGCGTAAGATGCCCTGAAGACCTGTGGAGGAAACCCCCCAAGTGTGTAACACAGACAGGCTGTGTTACAGGGTTCCCTCTGCAGAATCACTTCAACAAAACAAGCAATCAAATTCATCTGCAGCAACTTCAGAACACTCACAAACAAGAGACATGCAAAAACACTTCAAGGCCGAGACACCTGGGGTACTTACAGCTGTACCCGGGCAGGCATTCACGTCAAGGTAAGCATCGACTCGGTGTGTGCTCTTCAGTGACCCAGGGGCCCCTGGGCCCCTCCGCCGGCAGCTGGGAGTGGGTGGGGCGGAGCCCTCCCACCTGGCCCTCACTCCAGACACgatgcccaccccaccccaccccggagaggcagaggaaaatctagaaacagttgGAGGGCAGTAAGGAGTCCTGGTCCAGGGATCCTGGACACGTTAAAGACACTTCAAATCCAAGTGACCCTGGCTTTTTTGGCAGACATGAAAGGGGAGCTTTCTGCTCCAAAGGAGATGCAAGTcattcttagggaaaaaaagaaagtttataagGGATTctttggaggaaagaaagaagacaggaagAGGACACATACAGCTCCGGAGCAGCGGGATGGTGAGGCTGGGCAGGGGTCCTCGCCTCCAGCTCCAGCTGCAGGAGGAAGCCCAAGCCCGTTCTATTAAGTCCATGGAAATGGGCGGCCCCAGGTGGGCCGTTCCCCCCGGGGAGCTGAGCCAGCCGCCCTCAAGGCCACCTTCCTTCCAGGAGGAGTAAGAAGAGCCCAAGGGG carries:
- the SLC39A14 gene encoding metal cation symporter ZIP14, translating into MKLLHPALPSCLLLALLGVWTTAPEAHAVSVGTPAISAASFLQNLMHRYGEGDSLTLQQLKALLNHLDVGVGRDNVSQSVQGPRNLSTCFSSGDLFAAHNLSDQLRIGGREFQEFCPTILQQLDSRACSSENQENEEDEQTEEGRPSSVEVWGYGLLCVTVISLCSLMGASVVPFMKKTFYKRLLLYFIALAIGTLYSNALFQLIPEAFGFNPLEDYYVSKSAVVFGGFYLFFFTEKVLKMLLRQKNEHHHGHNHYASETLPSQKDQEEGVTEKLQNGDLDHMIPQRCSGELDGKGPVMDEKVIVGSLSVQDLQASQSACYWLKGVRYSDIGTLAWMITLSDGLHNFIDGLAIGASFTVSVFQGISTSVAILCEEFPHELGDFVILLNAGMSIQQALFFNFLSACCCYVGLAFGILAGSHFSANWIFALAGGMFLYISLADMFPEMNEVCQEDERKGSVLIPFAIQNLGLLTGFSIMLVLTMYSGQIQIG